The Chaetodon auriga isolate fChaAug3 chromosome 22, fChaAug3.hap1, whole genome shotgun sequence genome contains a region encoding:
- the adipor2 gene encoding adiponectin receptor protein 2 isoform X2, protein MHTGFQSFPECDEERRINEEDDRGKEGEEKEEEDERSSDEGFMGMTPLLQAHHAMERMEEFVHKVWEGRWRVIPHDVLPDWLKDNDFLLHGHRPPMPSFRACFKSIFRIHTETGNIWTHLLGCLFFLCLGLMYMFRPNMSFVAPVQEKVVIGMFFLGAILCLSFSWLFHTVYCHSEGVSRVFSKLDYSGIAFLIMGSFVPWLYYSFYCSPQPCFIYLIVVCILGLSAITVSQCDFFATPQYRGVRAGVFVGLGLSGVVPTLHFVISEGLIKATTMGQMGWLLLMATLYITGACLYAARIPERFFPGKCDIWFHSHQLFHILVVAGAFVHFHGVSNLQEFRYTAGAGCAEDGTL, encoded by the exons atgcacacagggtttcag AGTTTCCCAGAGTGCGATGAGGAGAGAAGAATAAACGAAGAGGACgacagaggaaaggaaggagaggagaaggaggaagaggatgagaggagcagTGACGAAGGGTTCATGGGCATGACTCCGCTGCTGCAGGCTCACCATGCcatggagaggatggaggagttTGTACacaag gtGTGGGAGGGCCGGTGGCGCGTCATACCTCACGACGTGCTCCCCGATTGGCTGAAGGACAACGACTTCCTGCTTCACGGCCACAGGCCACCCATGCCTTCGTTCCGCGCCTGCTTCAAGAGCATCTTCAGAATCCACACAGAGACGGGAAACATCTGGACACATCTGCTAg gctgtttgtttttcctctgtctggGCCTGATGTACATGTTCAGGCCCAACATGTCGTTCGTGGCTCCGGTCCAGGAGAAGGTGGTGATCGGGATGTTTTTCCTGGGCGccatcctctgcctctccttctcctgGCTCTTCCACACCGTCTACTGCCACTCTGAGGGCGTCTCCAGGGTCTTCTCCAA GCTGGACTACAGCGGGATCGCCTTCCTGATCATGGGCTCCTTCGTCCCCTGGTTGTACTACTCCTTCTACTGCTCCCCTCAGCCCTGCTTCATCTACCTGATAGTGGTGTGCATACTGGGATTGTCCGCCATCACCGTCTCCCAGTGCGACTTCTTCGCCACGCCACAGTACAGAGGAGTCAGAGCAG gaGTGTTTGTGGGTCTGGGTCTGAGCGGCGTGGTTCCCACCCTGCACTTTGTCATCAGCGAGGGTCTGATCAAAGCCACCACCATGGGTCAGATGGGCTGGCTGTTGCTCATGGCGACGCTCTACATCACCGGAGCCTGCCTGTACGCCGCTCGCATCCCCGAGAGGTTCTTCCCCGGCAAGTGCGACATCTGG TTCCACTCCCACCAACTATTCCACATCTTGGTGGTCGCGGGGGCTTTCGTTCATTTCCACGGCGTCTCCAACCTGCAGGAGTTTCGCTACACGGCGGGAGCGGGCTGCGCCGAGGACGGCACCCTctaa
- the adipor2 gene encoding adiponectin receptor protein 2 isoform X1, translating into MSPREKGATPTSGPSTSHLSTSECPSHSGSFPECDEERRINEEDDRGKEGEEKEEEDERSSDEGFMGMTPLLQAHHAMERMEEFVHKVWEGRWRVIPHDVLPDWLKDNDFLLHGHRPPMPSFRACFKSIFRIHTETGNIWTHLLGCLFFLCLGLMYMFRPNMSFVAPVQEKVVIGMFFLGAILCLSFSWLFHTVYCHSEGVSRVFSKLDYSGIAFLIMGSFVPWLYYSFYCSPQPCFIYLIVVCILGLSAITVSQCDFFATPQYRGVRAGVFVGLGLSGVVPTLHFVISEGLIKATTMGQMGWLLLMATLYITGACLYAARIPERFFPGKCDIWFHSHQLFHILVVAGAFVHFHGVSNLQEFRYTAGAGCAEDGTL; encoded by the exons ATGAGTCCCCGGGAGAAAGGAGCCACGCCCACCTCAGGTCCTTCAACCAGTCACCTCAGCACCTCCGAGTGCCCTTCACACAGTGGG AGTTTCCCAGAGTGCGATGAGGAGAGAAGAATAAACGAAGAGGACgacagaggaaaggaaggagaggagaaggaggaagaggatgagaggagcagTGACGAAGGGTTCATGGGCATGACTCCGCTGCTGCAGGCTCACCATGCcatggagaggatggaggagttTGTACacaag gtGTGGGAGGGCCGGTGGCGCGTCATACCTCACGACGTGCTCCCCGATTGGCTGAAGGACAACGACTTCCTGCTTCACGGCCACAGGCCACCCATGCCTTCGTTCCGCGCCTGCTTCAAGAGCATCTTCAGAATCCACACAGAGACGGGAAACATCTGGACACATCTGCTAg gctgtttgtttttcctctgtctggGCCTGATGTACATGTTCAGGCCCAACATGTCGTTCGTGGCTCCGGTCCAGGAGAAGGTGGTGATCGGGATGTTTTTCCTGGGCGccatcctctgcctctccttctcctgGCTCTTCCACACCGTCTACTGCCACTCTGAGGGCGTCTCCAGGGTCTTCTCCAA GCTGGACTACAGCGGGATCGCCTTCCTGATCATGGGCTCCTTCGTCCCCTGGTTGTACTACTCCTTCTACTGCTCCCCTCAGCCCTGCTTCATCTACCTGATAGTGGTGTGCATACTGGGATTGTCCGCCATCACCGTCTCCCAGTGCGACTTCTTCGCCACGCCACAGTACAGAGGAGTCAGAGCAG gaGTGTTTGTGGGTCTGGGTCTGAGCGGCGTGGTTCCCACCCTGCACTTTGTCATCAGCGAGGGTCTGATCAAAGCCACCACCATGGGTCAGATGGGCTGGCTGTTGCTCATGGCGACGCTCTACATCACCGGAGCCTGCCTGTACGCCGCTCGCATCCCCGAGAGGTTCTTCCCCGGCAAGTGCGACATCTGG TTCCACTCCCACCAACTATTCCACATCTTGGTGGTCGCGGGGGCTTTCGTTCATTTCCACGGCGTCTCCAACCTGCAGGAGTTTCGCTACACGGCGGGAGCGGGCTGCGCCGAGGACGGCACCCTctaa